In Priestia megaterium NBRC 15308 = ATCC 14581, the following proteins share a genomic window:
- the ispE gene encoding 4-(cytidine 5'-diphospho)-2-C-methyl-D-erythritol kinase: MKLMVKAPAKINLSLDVLHKRPDGYHEVKMIMTTIDLADRIELSDREDGRIVIYSHNRFVPDDQRNLAYQAAQILKRRYNISKGVNILIDKHIPVAAGLAGGSSDAAATLRGLNTLWELGLSLDTLAQIGAEIGSDVSFCVYGGTALATGRGEIVEHIEAPPSCWVILAKPEIGVSTADVYRNLKIEEMDHPKVDEMVHAIQSGNYDQMCSLVGNVLEAVTLKMHPEVALIKEQIKRFGADAVLMSGSGPTVFGLVQHDSRMHRIYNGLRGFCDKVYAVRLLGERITLE; encoded by the coding sequence TTGAAATTAATGGTGAAAGCACCGGCTAAAATAAATTTGTCACTTGATGTGTTACATAAACGTCCAGATGGTTACCATGAAGTTAAGATGATTATGACAACAATTGATTTAGCGGACAGAATTGAACTTTCTGACCGTGAAGATGGACGAATTGTTATCTATTCTCATAATCGCTTTGTTCCAGATGACCAGCGAAATCTCGCTTATCAGGCAGCGCAGATTTTGAAGCGACGTTATAACATTTCAAAAGGTGTAAATATATTAATTGATAAACATATTCCAGTAGCTGCTGGATTAGCTGGAGGCAGCAGTGACGCGGCTGCTACATTACGCGGTTTAAATACGTTATGGGAATTAGGGTTGTCATTAGACACACTTGCACAAATAGGGGCTGAGATTGGCTCTGACGTATCTTTTTGCGTGTACGGAGGGACAGCTCTTGCTACAGGGCGCGGAGAGATTGTAGAGCATATTGAGGCACCTCCAAGCTGCTGGGTGATTTTGGCTAAGCCTGAAATAGGTGTTTCTACAGCAGATGTATATCGAAACTTAAAAATTGAAGAGATGGATCATCCTAAAGTAGATGAGATGGTTCACGCCATACAATCAGGAAATTATGATCAAATGTGTAGCCTTGTAGGAAATGTATTGGAAGCAGTAACACTGAAAATGCATCCGGAAGTAGCTCTCATTAAAGAACAAATAAAGCGTTTTGGCGCCGATGCTGTGCTCATGAGCGGCAGTGGGCCAACTGTATTTGGACTTGTACAGCATGATTCACGTATGCATCGCATTTATAATGGATTACGTGGCTTTTGTGATAAAGTTTATGCAGTTAGGCTATTAGGTGAACGAATAACGCTTGAATAA